Below is a genomic region from Pseudochaenichthys georgianus chromosome 13, fPseGeo1.2, whole genome shotgun sequence.
AAGGCTTAATCTGCTCTTGTGCGACGGCCTTTTGAGGGCGCAGTTTTGTACCACGGCGAGGCCCTTTCCTGTTTGGCAGGGCTGATTTTCTTGGTGGTGCGGGAACCTTGCGTGCCTCCACCTTGATGTGGCCATGAGGTGCCTCTTTTGGCGGGCAAGCTTTTGCAGGAGTAAGTTTGTTAGATTTACATGCCACCCTTTTAGGCTTTGCGGGTGGTTTTGGTGGAGGATTGTCGGCAACTCTCAACTTTTCAATTGTCCTTTCAATTCTTACAAAGTTATCCTGAGCTGTTTGGAACTTGCAACCGTCGGCTACTTCCTTGCCTGTTCAGATTAAAAGCAAAATAGTCATGATTTCCCAGACCCTTTATTGAAAATACATTTAGTTTCAAGTCATCATCCCTAAAAGCTATTTCCATACCTGCTCCACCAAAATGTTGCAGGACCGGTAGACGAGATGGTCTCGCCTTTGGAGGGGGGGTAGGGCTTAAAGGTCCAAATTGTGATATGGCCCTTAGCTCATCAGGAGTGTGTGAGTCCACAGAGCTGAGGGGGCTTGGGCTCCTGTATACCACTTTGGCCACTTTACATGCAAATACTGCCATCTGACCGCCCACACGCAGCTTTTTCTCGAAGAAGGGGTCGTCTTCCAAACACTCCTGGTTTGTATCGGATGCCCACcccctgttcttcttctctgaaaTGTGCCTGATCGTCCTGTCTTGCAGAGGGGATTCAGGTCTCCTTGTTGGAGTAGTTAGACGCTGACGAAAGGTCCAGGTGTTAGGTCTATGGACAGAGAACCCCATTCTCTCCAGAACCCCGTCGCCATGGCCTTTCTGTGAGGCCAACAGCCTCTCGGTCTGATGAACCAGTGCATCTCTATTGGCTCTTTCGGCCTTCTCAATGTCCTGGATCCTGGACTGAACCTGGGATCCGATTTTATGAATATATCTCTCATTAGGctgtaaataaaaatatatacatatattttaaaGGAATTGCTTATTGTTTTTTTCTGTAGTATGATTTGAATGTATTTATCCACCTTTCTATCTTTCAACAGAAAGTGGTTGACACAGTTGGTTACTTACATCAATGTATTCATCAACGTTTTTCCTTTCCTTAACCATCTGCAGGAAGGATGTCATTGTCTTGTAAAAAGCCATGAGTATCAGGAAAATGAACTGAATTATAGAAACAAATTGAGTGGTATCAATGTGTTTAACTAGGTATCAGTACAGTAGTTTAAGTGAACGTGTTCCACCCTCTGTTATAGTATTCTAGAAGCATGGAACTATGGAACATTCTCCAATCACCATGACGACCCAATGCCACTCAGATGCATGCATTCTTTTCTCCTTTTTCATGTTTATTAAATGATTTTCTATCCGTTGTTTatcaaaagtcaactataataacaCATCTTTGTTCTTGGCACACTTCTTCCCATTTACAAATATTCACCACCCTACAATTCAGCCATTCACCATCACCAATCATGTGTGAATAACTAGGTTACTCATGATAAAGTAATGCATTTGACAGTTGATTTACTTAAGCAACACTTTGTTTTTCTaccctgtgtacttctacttacgTACCCAATCTGAGTACATCTTCCACAATTGTATTGACCAGGATGTAATGTCCCAGAACATCaataaacagagaaatcaaaatgAATGTTAGATTTGTATTTATTGGAATATTACACACTTTACTTAGATGTACAGTACAGTAGTTAAGATAAACGTTCTATAAAATATACGTTTCATAAAAGAATGAATGAACACTGGTTATATATTACCCCAacgacaacaaaaaaacaacaacagagaATGATAATACATTGTAAATAAAATGTGAGCTAGCTTCCAGTTACAAAAAAATCTTTGGTTGTCCTCAAAGTGCTCAGTATTGTTGTAACGTGAAGTCCAGATGCATCTTTCTTTTAATTAGATGTAattcaaataaaacacaaaactTGAGATAGCACCATGTTGTGTTCTT
It encodes:
- the LOC117457814 gene encoding TOG array regulator of axonemal microtubules protein 1-like isoform X2 — translated: MAFYKTMTSFLQMVKERKNVDEYIDVQSRIQDIEKAERANRDALVHQTERLLASQKGHGDGVLERMGFSVHRPNTWTFRQRLTTPTRRPESPLQDRTIRHISEKKNRGWASDTNQECLEDDPFFEKKLRVGGQMAVFACKVAKVVYRSPSPLSSVDSHTPDELRAISQFGPLSPTPPPKARPSRLPVLQHFGGAGKEVADGCKFQTAQDNFVRIERTIEKLRVADNPPPKPPAKPKRVACKSNKLTPAKACPPKEAPHGHIKVEARKVPAPPRKSALPNRKGPRRGTKLRPQKAVAQEQIKPLSNPANSLVSSFINVLSDEWETKLLGLKAIRALAQHHQAVLLTKLPEACIMLAEEVGNLRSVVSCAAIDTVADLHTHLGKIMDPEVERTGGALLLKLAQTTNTFIHQQANLALDALVQGSSPARIMNVLFNMGSKHRCPAVRASTARHLQLLADIIGMDQIFEAGKFFAERFLTAVSKMAVDAAPDVRHHGQILLQGLAYQNEFFDMWVKIIPVKDRVPLQKILQKMRQ
- the LOC117457814 gene encoding TOG array regulator of axonemal microtubules protein 1-like isoform X1; amino-acid sequence: MAFYKTMTSFLQMVKERKNVDEYIDPNERYIHKIGSQVQSRIQDIEKAERANRDALVHQTERLLASQKGHGDGVLERMGFSVHRPNTWTFRQRLTTPTRRPESPLQDRTIRHISEKKNRGWASDTNQECLEDDPFFEKKLRVGGQMAVFACKVAKVVYRSPSPLSSVDSHTPDELRAISQFGPLSPTPPPKARPSRLPVLQHFGGAGKEVADGCKFQTAQDNFVRIERTIEKLRVADNPPPKPPAKPKRVACKSNKLTPAKACPPKEAPHGHIKVEARKVPAPPRKSALPNRKGPRRGTKLRPQKAVAQEQIKPLSNPANSLVSSFINVLSDEWETKLLGLKAIRALAQHHQAVLLTKLPEACIMLAEEVGNLRSVVSCAAIDTVADLHTHLGKIMDPEVERTGGALLLKLAQTTNTFIHQQANLALDALVQGSSPARIMNVLFNMGSKHRCPAVRASTARHLQLLADIIGMDQIFEAGKFFAERFLTAVSKMAVDAAPDVRHHGQILLQGLAYQNEFFDMWVKIIPVKDRVPLQKILQKMRQ